In Pedobacter sp. W3I1, one DNA window encodes the following:
- a CDS encoding (Fe-S)-binding protein yields the protein MVAQILFLVLTLAAIALFTVNLRKIIRNIRLGKPVDRHDQPQKRLMTMLRVAFGQSKMVVRPIPAFLHFFVYIGFVIINIEVLEIMIDGLFGTHRIFNGLGGLYNFLIGSFEILAFTVWVSCAIFLIRRNILKLKRFSGVEMKSWPKSDANYILITEILLMSAFLFMNAADAKLQLLGASHYVNAGAFPVSQYLINLLPSSESALLIVERSCWWFHIIGILAFLNYLPYSKHFHILFAFPNTYFSNLEPKGEFTNMASVTNEVKAMLDPSFVPAETEPGKFGAKDVTDLSWVNLMNAYTCTECGRCTSVCPANITGKLLSPRKIMMDTRDRITEVGQNIDKHGAEHQDGKSLLDDYISREEIWACTSCNACVEACPVNIDPLQIIMELRRFAVMEESQAPGSINAMMGNIENNQAPWKYSPADRFNWAQES from the coding sequence ATGGTAGCACAGATCCTTTTTCTAGTACTTACACTTGCAGCAATTGCGCTGTTTACAGTTAATCTGCGTAAAATAATTCGCAATATCCGTTTAGGTAAACCGGTAGATCGACACGATCAGCCGCAAAAAAGATTAATGACCATGCTTCGCGTGGCTTTTGGACAATCTAAAATGGTTGTCCGCCCTATCCCGGCTTTTCTCCACTTTTTTGTTTATATCGGTTTTGTAATCATCAACATTGAGGTGTTGGAAATTATGATCGATGGCCTTTTCGGCACACACCGTATTTTTAACGGCTTAGGTGGTTTATATAATTTTTTGATCGGGTCTTTCGAAATCCTTGCTTTTACCGTTTGGGTTTCATGCGCTATTTTTCTTATCCGCAGGAATATTCTAAAACTTAAACGCTTTAGTGGCGTAGAGATGAAAAGCTGGCCGAAATCCGATGCTAATTATATTCTCATCACCGAGATTTTATTAATGAGTGCTTTTTTGTTCATGAATGCAGCTGATGCAAAATTACAACTTTTGGGCGCCAGCCATTATGTTAATGCAGGTGCATTTCCGGTAAGCCAGTATTTAATTAATCTCCTGCCTTCATCAGAAAGCGCCTTGCTTATAGTAGAGCGCAGCTGCTGGTGGTTCCATATTATAGGCATTTTGGCTTTCTTAAATTACCTGCCTTATTCGAAACATTTTCATATTCTTTTCGCTTTTCCAAACACCTATTTTTCTAATTTGGAACCTAAAGGTGAGTTTACCAACATGGCTTCGGTTACCAATGAAGTAAAGGCCATGCTCGATCCTTCTTTTGTTCCGGCAGAGACCGAACCTGGCAAATTTGGCGCCAAAGATGTAACCGATTTAAGCTGGGTAAACCTGATGAATGCTTATACCTGTACTGAATGTGGAAGGTGTACTTCGGTATGCCCGGCAAATATTACAGGCAAACTTTTATCACCACGAAAAATTATGATGGATACCCGCGACCGTATTACAGAAGTGGGCCAAAATATTGATAAACACGGCGCAGAACACCAGGATGGAAAATCTTTATTAGACGATTACATCAGCAGAGAAGAAATTTGGGCTTGTACCAGCTGTAACGCCTGCGTAGAGGCCTGTCCGGTAAACATCGATCCATTACAGATTATTATGGAGCTTCGCCGTTTTGCAGTGATGGAAGAATCGCAGGCACCTGGAAGTATTAATGCGATGATGGGAAATATTGAGAATAACCAGGCACCCTGGAAATACTCTCCAGCCGATCGTTTTAACTGGGCACAAGAAAGCTAG
- a CDS encoding outer membrane beta-barrel family protein, translating to MMNYLFKSALFALLIFSLQTAFAQNIKVSGSITDKSNKALDYASIALIHLPDSASVALQVTNQQGLYEFSNVKSGRYFIKALMMGYGKNQSAPFEVKDMAVKVPSIILADQAQNLKDVNIISKMPIIDQKADRVIVNVEQMNTAGDNALEVISRSPGVKLDKDDNIVLKGKKGINVMIDGKMSYMTGVELTTYLKSLPGSVLSKIELISNPPSSFDAAGTAGIINIKLKRNKMQGFNGNMNLGGGYGRYEKVYAGTNLNYNIGKVSTYVRLNAGHYNSYNRLTLNRTIGDEQYNQLSFWHPVTNSLNYSTGADYFINEKHTLGLMVKGFTAPEETRVNSNSVNYNATGVKMGGTSMFNPQSNTEKNHALNLNYRFKTDTLGGELGFDADYVQYDNSKNETFTNNYLDASDQLIGNPIDLRNKGMGNVSIYSIKADYSLNFSKTLKMETGWKSSWVKSQSDVRFDSLKTAGWINDPRRTNAFLYHENINAGYLSFDQSFKNLQVKAGLRAEQTRGDGSSSGTNTLIDRKYWKLFPTLFISLKLDSNNLVTAAYRKSINRPSYSSLNPFTFYTDPYTAIQGNPLLQPSYANSFEFNYSIKNFRILTLSYSVSDGSISEVIYQNNSTKESISRPENLNRTTNFYMATGSPFDITKWWNNSTEVSVGYNRTASAVQGNGYNAFSWNWSVMSDNTITLPKNYSLTMYGYYDSPSISGLFRSLGNYQFNVGVKKSFWNKNATLALKVNDVFNTSKFRANLEYNNIKTYWQNEWESRRINLSFTYKFGNMKIKTARSRQTGTSDEENRVGKN from the coding sequence ATGATGAACTACTTATTTAAATCTGCTCTTTTTGCCCTGCTTATTTTTAGTCTTCAAACCGCCTTTGCTCAGAACATTAAGGTATCGGGAAGCATTACCGATAAAAGTAATAAAGCACTTGATTATGCTTCAATAGCATTAATCCATTTACCCGATTCGGCTTCAGTTGCCTTACAGGTTACCAACCAACAAGGTTTATATGAATTCAGCAATGTTAAATCTGGCCGGTATTTTATTAAAGCCTTAATGATGGGTTACGGTAAAAACCAATCTGCACCGTTCGAAGTAAAAGATATGGCCGTTAAAGTTCCATCAATTATACTGGCAGATCAGGCTCAAAACCTGAAAGATGTAAACATTATATCCAAAATGCCGATAATTGACCAAAAAGCAGACCGGGTGATTGTAAATGTAGAACAGATGAATACCGCCGGCGATAATGCACTGGAAGTAATCAGCAGGTCGCCGGGTGTAAAACTGGATAAGGACGACAACATTGTACTGAAAGGTAAAAAAGGAATCAACGTGATGATTGACGGCAAAATGAGCTATATGACGGGCGTTGAATTAACCACTTACCTAAAATCGCTGCCCGGATCGGTATTAAGCAAAATCGAACTGATTTCTAACCCTCCATCCTCTTTCGATGCTGCTGGCACAGCAGGGATCATTAACATTAAACTCAAAAGAAATAAAATGCAGGGCTTTAATGGAAACATGAATCTGGGTGGCGGTTACGGCCGTTATGAAAAAGTTTATGCTGGTACCAATCTGAATTACAATATCGGTAAGGTGAGTACGTATGTACGCTTAAATGCCGGACACTATAACTCCTACAACAGGTTAACGTTAAACCGAACCATTGGTGACGAACAATATAACCAGCTTAGTTTCTGGCATCCGGTAACCAACAGTTTAAATTACTCTACCGGTGCCGATTATTTTATTAATGAGAAGCATACTTTAGGTTTAATGGTAAAAGGCTTTACTGCGCCTGAAGAAACCAGGGTAAACAGCAATTCGGTAAATTACAATGCAACTGGTGTAAAAATGGGCGGAACATCGATGTTTAATCCACAAAGCAATACCGAAAAAAACCACGCGCTAAATTTAAACTACCGTTTTAAAACAGATACACTGGGCGGTGAACTGGGTTTTGATGCCGATTATGTCCAATACGATAACAGCAAAAACGAAACCTTTACCAATAATTACCTCGATGCCAGTGATCAGCTGATTGGCAATCCAATCGATTTACGCAACAAAGGCATGGGCAACGTCTCTATTTATTCAATCAAGGCCGATTATAGCCTGAATTTTTCAAAAACATTAAAAATGGAAACGGGCTGGAAGAGCAGCTGGGTAAAATCGCAGAGCGATGTACGTTTCGATTCGCTAAAAACCGCTGGCTGGATTAACGATCCGCGCAGAACCAACGCCTTTTTATACCATGAAAACATTAATGCAGGTTATCTTTCCTTTGATCAAAGTTTTAAAAACCTACAGGTTAAAGCAGGTTTACGTGCTGAACAGACCAGAGGTGATGGCAGTTCATCAGGTACAAATACCTTAATTGACAGGAAATACTGGAAACTTTTCCCAACGCTATTTATCTCCTTAAAACTGGATTCGAACAACCTCGTAACGGCTGCCTATCGCAAAAGCATCAACAGGCCATCATACAGCAGTTTAAATCCTTTTACCTTTTATACCGACCCCTATACAGCAATACAAGGAAACCCATTGTTGCAGCCCTCTTATGCCAATAGTTTTGAATTTAATTACTCGATTAAAAACTTCAGGATACTTACCTTAAGTTATTCGGTTAGTGATGGATCGATATCGGAAGTGATTTATCAGAACAATAGTACAAAGGAAAGTATCTCCAGACCAGAAAACCTGAACCGTACCACAAATTTTTATATGGCCACAGGAAGTCCTTTTGATATAACCAAATGGTGGAACAACAGTACCGAAGTTTCCGTTGGTTATAACCGCACTGCATCGGCCGTACAGGGAAATGGCTATAATGCCTTCTCGTGGAATTGGTCTGTAATGTCGGATAATACCATCACTTTGCCTAAAAACTACAGCTTAACGATGTATGGTTATTACGATTCTCCTTCTATTTCTGGTTTATTCCGCAGTTTAGGGAATTACCAGTTCAATGTTGGTGTTAAAAAATCTTTCTGGAACAAAAATGCAACACTGGCCTTAAAAGTGAACGATGTGTTTAACACCAGTAAATTCAGAGCCAACCTGGAATACAATAATATTAAAACGTATTGGCAGAACGAATGGGAAAGCCGCAGGATAAACTTAAGTTTCACCTATAAATTTGGGAATATGAAAATCAAAACTGCCCGCAGCAGACAAACCGGAACAAGCGACGAAGAAAACAGAGTAGGCAAAAATTAA
- a CDS encoding alpha/beta fold hydrolase gives MKRLKQIVNELKLTQAAPEAALMREFIFYSPKMPLRLHQEQLVAASKQFSLEVFDTYFAHSDVTINCFSWGNGKRKVLLAHGWASKALDFYELIIELLKIDDLEIIAFDAPGNGSSISEFSNLMLYAGSVKSIALNYAQPDVLIGHSLGGMANVIALQELEITPHLLISIAPLIRLKENFEQSLDSVNIGAKHQDLFFDNFAKEFPVSASHFNLTNLYQLSTAIDHFLAFDPADHISPYSFLKEFLDKYPAIKSKSFEDVGHYKILRSLEVIDDVVKRIYALPML, from the coding sequence TTGAAAAGGCTAAAACAGATTGTAAACGAGCTGAAGTTAACACAGGCAGCACCTGAAGCAGCGCTAATGCGCGAATTTATTTTTTACTCACCTAAAATGCCTTTGCGCCTGCATCAGGAACAACTGGTGGCTGCATCAAAACAATTTAGCCTTGAGGTTTTTGATACTTATTTCGCCCATTCTGATGTAACTATTAACTGCTTCAGTTGGGGAAATGGAAAACGTAAAGTGTTACTTGCGCATGGCTGGGCCTCAAAAGCTTTAGACTTTTATGAGTTGATCATTGAACTCCTGAAAATAGATGACCTGGAAATAATCGCTTTTGATGCACCTGGCAACGGAAGTTCAATCTCTGAATTTTCCAACCTGATGTTGTATGCCGGTTCGGTAAAATCTATTGCCTTAAATTATGCGCAGCCTGATGTTCTGATCGGTCATTCGCTTGGCGGGATGGCTAATGTAATTGCGCTGCAAGAACTGGAGATAACTCCCCATCTGCTCATCAGCATTGCGCCATTGATCAGGCTAAAAGAAAATTTCGAACAGAGTTTAGATTCGGTAAACATTGGTGCTAAACACCAGGATCTCTTTTTTGATAATTTTGCAAAAGAGTTTCCCGTTTCAGCCAGTCACTTTAATCTGACTAACCTATATCAGCTAAGCACCGCGATTGATCATTTCCTGGCATTCGATCCTGCCGATCATATTTCTCCTTATTCATTTCTAAAAGAATTCCTGGATAAATATCCTGCCATAAAATCAAAATCATTTGAAGATGTAGGACATTATAAAATTCTCAGATCGCTTGAGGTAATTGATGATGTTGTCAAGAGAATTTATGCGCTTCCAATGCTATAA
- a CDS encoding S41 family peptidase — translation MRNKRFLYLVALGFLSFGAITGCKKSSNVPDEPVTPPVVTTPNGTRDELTKDSIFLYGKELYYWNTSLPTYEVFNPRGFSSNEAELYAMTQYSLDPATGKPYEFVSTSSEPKYSFFDYTAATTGKTGVLKADVNGSANDYGFSVQYNSTADLRVKYVYPNSPAALQGLTRGCRITSVNGRTDLTYPGAVNFLNNAIFGTNASVTLAFNDIGGNPKTAVIASSLYTVNPILFTNVYTVGTKKVGYIVFNSFTNNASAAINAVFSNFATQGVSELIIDLRYNGGGYVSTATQMINLAAPAGETGNTMFTSYYNNYLQSITTAQRKASILAHQPLLDDAGKLQTFTTGVNGKYATYADLNYSPTATDNIEKFAKSGSLTLNRVYFIVTGSTASASELTINSLKPVMDVKLIGRTTYGKPVGFFPIRIDKVDMYIPEFETKNKLGVGGYYSGLTVDKESAEDLTKAWGDETETLLAYALLYAKNGSFVTTAAKTASLSATTTAMPSKLSVAELRSLDEKLDPKGIKGMIMTPDKRF, via the coding sequence ATGAGAAATAAGAGATTCCTTTACCTGGTTGCACTAGGTTTTTTAAGTTTTGGGGCCATTACTGGCTGCAAAAAGAGCAGTAACGTGCCCGATGAGCCTGTAACTCCACCCGTAGTGACAACGCCTAACGGAACACGGGATGAATTGACTAAAGATTCTATTTTTTTATACGGTAAAGAACTTTATTATTGGAATACTTCACTGCCGACTTATGAAGTATTTAATCCACGCGGATTTAGTTCGAATGAAGCTGAGTTATATGCCATGACACAATATTCTTTAGATCCGGCAACAGGAAAACCTTATGAATTTGTAAGCACTTCAAGCGAACCTAAATATTCGTTTTTCGACTATACGGCAGCTACAACAGGTAAAACAGGAGTACTTAAAGCAGATGTAAACGGTTCGGCCAATGATTACGGTTTTTCTGTTCAGTATAATAGCACGGCAGATTTAAGGGTAAAATATGTTTATCCAAACTCACCGGCAGCATTGCAGGGGTTAACCCGTGGCTGTAGGATAACCAGTGTAAACGGAAGAACAGATCTAACCTATCCTGGTGCCGTTAACTTTTTAAATAACGCCATTTTTGGTACAAATGCAAGTGTGACTTTAGCTTTTAATGATATTGGAGGCAACCCGAAAACAGCGGTTATAGCTAGCAGTTTATATACTGTTAATCCGATATTATTTACCAATGTTTATACGGTTGGTACAAAGAAAGTGGGTTACATTGTATTTAATAGTTTTACCAATAATGCTTCTGCAGCCATAAATGCAGTTTTTTCTAATTTTGCTACCCAGGGGGTAAGCGAATTGATTATTGATTTACGCTATAACGGTGGGGGTTATGTTTCAACAGCTACCCAGATGATTAATTTAGCAGCACCAGCAGGAGAAACAGGTAATACGATGTTTACTTCTTATTACAATAACTATCTACAGTCTATCACTACTGCTCAGCGTAAAGCCTCCATTTTGGCACACCAACCATTGTTAGATGATGCGGGTAAATTACAGACCTTTACCACGGGTGTAAATGGAAAGTATGCCACTTATGCTGATTTAAATTATTCGCCTACAGCTACCGATAATATAGAGAAATTTGCAAAATCAGGTAGTTTAACATTAAACAGGGTTTATTTTATCGTAACGGGATCTACTGCATCTGCAAGCGAATTAACCATTAACAGCTTAAAACCGGTAATGGATGTAAAGTTAATCGGTAGAACAACTTATGGTAAACCTGTTGGTTTCTTCCCGATCAGAATAGACAAGGTGGATATGTATATCCCAGAATTTGAAACGAAAAATAAACTTGGCGTTGGTGGCTACTATTCAGGCCTCACGGTTGATAAAGAATCGGCAGAAGATTTAACCAAAGCCTGGGGAGATGAAACAGAGACTTTGCTGGCTTACGCATTATTGTATGCCAAAAACGGTAGTTTTGTAACTACAGCTGCAAAAACAGCTAGTTTAAGTGCAACCACAACAGCAATGCCATCAAAACTATCGGTTGCAGAACTGAGGTCGCTGGATGAAAAGTTGGATCCAAAAGGAATTAAGGGGATGATCATGACACCTGACAAAAGATTTTAA
- a CDS encoding SRPBCC domain-containing protein: MEKIEFKTTINAKAEKVWDVLFGVETYPKWTAAFMEGSRVETDWKKGSKALFLGNNGDGMVAVIQDNIPNRYMSIKHLGEIKDGKEDLSGDWGETLENYTLNEKDGKTELTIDMDISEDWKAYFEKIWPKALDKVKEIAEKRNEYHVET; the protein is encoded by the coding sequence ATGGAAAAGATCGAATTTAAAACCACAATTAACGCCAAAGCAGAAAAAGTTTGGGATGTTCTTTTTGGCGTAGAAACCTACCCCAAGTGGACAGCTGCTTTTATGGAAGGCTCGCGTGTAGAAACCGATTGGAAAAAAGGAAGCAAAGCCCTGTTTCTCGGTAATAACGGAGATGGAATGGTAGCTGTGATCCAAGACAATATCCCTAACCGATACATGTCTATCAAACACCTGGGCGAAATAAAAGATGGCAAGGAAGATCTCAGCGGAGATTGGGGCGAAACACTCGAGAATTATACCCTCAATGAAAAAGATGGAAAAACGGAGCTTACTATTGATATGGATATCAGCGAAGATTGGAAAGCGTATTTTGAGAAAATCTGGCCAAAAGCCTTAGATAAGGTTAAAGAAATAGCCGAAAAACGAAATGAATATCACGTAGAAACATAA
- a CDS encoding sensor histidine kinase — MKTIETISIHILCWILVLGYFYGGYLIDGTTFSKAALNISMNFIQLIEFYICYLWVYPRFLKKNKLPQLIGGILFTIAVFIALRYLIEEVLYLKWLGFHNYDDGTTAWAYITDNIYWSIGFIVTPAAVYGIEQSFKSEQVNRKLKEEVIKAELSFLKSQINPHFLYNTLNYVYSLAIPVSDQLANAILRLSDLMRYTLNDSPDGKVSLNKEVEYLESYVALFKMRFEPKFYVDFTTEGITDQKIASLILIPFVENALKHGVVNDEAQPVRIKLKVQNKRLSFEVSNKISHAQKDHSSGIGMVNIHRRLDLIYPEKHELLISNNGNTYKSTLILNL, encoded by the coding sequence ATGAAAACAATAGAAACCATTTCCATACATATTCTTTGCTGGATACTCGTATTAGGCTATTTTTATGGTGGCTATTTAATTGATGGTACAACTTTTAGCAAGGCCGCTTTGAATATTTCTATGAATTTTATACAATTGATAGAATTCTATATCTGTTATTTATGGGTATATCCAAGATTTTTGAAAAAGAATAAATTACCTCAGTTAATCGGAGGCATTTTGTTTACCATTGCGGTATTTATTGCACTTAGGTATTTAATAGAAGAAGTGCTTTATTTAAAATGGCTTGGTTTTCATAACTATGATGATGGTACAACAGCCTGGGCCTACATCACAGATAATATTTATTGGAGCATTGGTTTTATTGTGACACCCGCTGCGGTTTACGGTATTGAGCAGAGTTTTAAATCGGAACAGGTAAACCGAAAATTGAAGGAGGAAGTGATTAAAGCCGAGCTTTCATTCTTGAAGTCACAAATCAATCCACACTTTCTGTACAATACTTTAAATTATGTTTACTCCCTGGCTATCCCCGTTTCTGATCAACTGGCGAATGCGATTTTACGGTTATCAGATTTAATGCGGTATACACTAAACGATAGTCCGGATGGTAAAGTAAGTTTAAATAAGGAGGTAGAATATTTAGAAAGTTATGTTGCGCTTTTTAAAATGCGCTTTGAACCGAAATTTTATGTCGATTTTACAACCGAAGGCATTACCGATCAAAAAATCGCTTCGCTGATTCTGATCCCTTTTGTTGAAAATGCCCTTAAACATGGCGTGGTAAATGATGAAGCACAGCCTGTGCGCATTAAACTTAAGGTGCAGAACAAACGCTTAAGTTTCGAGGTGAGTAATAAGATCAGCCATGCGCAAAAAGATCATTCGAGCGGTATTGGCATGGTGAATATCCACCGCAGATTAGATTTGATTTATCCTGAAAAACATGAACTGTTGATTTCGAATAATGGCAATACCTATAAGAGCACATTAATTTTAAATCTATAA
- the rhaT gene encoding L-rhamnose/proton symporter RhaT, which translates to MQAILGVIFHFFGGFASGSFYIPYKKVKGWAWESYWIVGGIFSWLIVPPLAAFLTIPNFTAIITSTNGSILWLTYFFGVLWGIGGLTYGLGVRYLGVSLGSSIILGLCMVLGSILPSIYFDFFPQAGKDTFTMFLHTDWGRMVLLGLLVCVVGIIICGKAGMMKEKEMKSDVTDPHGMEVKTEYKFGLGLFVGIVSGVLSACFNFGIEAGKPMADAANAIWKAANPAETGNFLFQNNVTYVIVLWGGLTTNFIWCMVLNARNKTFGDYTNAKTPLLKNYIFSALAGTTWFLQFFFYGMGESKIGNGASSWILHMAFIILIANVWGLVLKEWKGVSRKTLITVLAGILTIIISVLIVGYGNRIKG; encoded by the coding sequence ATGCAAGCAATTTTAGGTGTAATTTTTCATTTCTTCGGTGGTTTTGCCTCCGGAAGTTTTTATATTCCTTACAAAAAAGTTAAAGGCTGGGCCTGGGAAAGTTACTGGATTGTTGGGGGAATCTTCTCCTGGTTAATCGTTCCGCCACTTGCTGCTTTTTTAACCATCCCGAATTTTACGGCAATTATCACCAGTACCAACGGTAGTATTTTATGGCTAACCTATTTTTTTGGTGTGCTTTGGGGTATAGGAGGCTTAACCTATGGTTTAGGCGTTCGTTATCTGGGTGTATCGTTAGGAAGTAGTATCATTTTAGGGCTTTGTATGGTTTTGGGCTCAATCCTGCCCTCTATTTACTTCGATTTTTTTCCTCAGGCAGGTAAAGATACTTTTACCATGTTTCTACACACCGATTGGGGCCGCATGGTATTGCTGGGGCTTTTGGTCTGTGTTGTTGGGATTATCATCTGCGGTAAGGCAGGCATGATGAAAGAAAAGGAAATGAAATCTGATGTTACCGATCCGCATGGAATGGAGGTGAAAACAGAATATAAGTTTGGCCTTGGTTTATTCGTTGGTATTGTATCGGGTGTTTTAAGTGCCTGTTTCAATTTCGGCATCGAAGCCGGGAAACCAATGGCCGATGCGGCGAACGCCATCTGGAAAGCAGCGAATCCTGCTGAAACGGGTAATTTTTTGTTCCAGAACAACGTTACTTATGTAATTGTGCTTTGGGGAGGCCTAACCACCAACTTTATCTGGTGTATGGTATTAAATGCAAGGAATAAAACATTTGGCGATTATACCAATGCAAAAACGCCTCTGTTAAAAAACTATATTTTTTCTGCCCTGGCAGGTACTACATGGTTTTTACAGTTCTTTTTCTACGGCATGGGCGAAAGTAAAATAGGCAATGGCGCCAGTTCGTGGATTCTGCACATGGCCTTTATCATTTTAATCGCCAATGTTTGGGGACTGGTATTAAAAGAGTGGAAAGGTGTATCCAGAAAAACATTGATTACAGTTTTGGCGGGTATTTTAACCATCATCATTTCGGTACTCATTGTAGGTTATGGTAATAGAATAAAAGGATAA
- a CDS encoding nucleoside triphosphate pyrophosphohydrolase family protein, which translates to MQETNSLNQVAEFHTTFKHPILESPVIPSKQRANLRISLLAEELKELQEAVENDDLVEVADALCDLQYVLAGAIHEFGLGVKFKTLFDEVHRSNMSKACKTVEEAEQTIQFYLDKDQTESYYKEIDGLFLVFRKSDDKTLKSINYSPADLKSHLV; encoded by the coding sequence ATGCAAGAAACGAATTCGTTAAACCAGGTTGCAGAATTTCACACTACCTTTAAACACCCTATTTTAGAAAGTCCGGTTATTCCTTCAAAACAGAGAGCCAATTTGCGTATTTCGCTTTTAGCCGAAGAGTTGAAAGAATTACAGGAAGCTGTAGAAAATGATGACCTGGTAGAAGTGGCCGATGCCCTTTGCGATCTGCAGTATGTTTTGGCTGGTGCTATCCATGAGTTTGGTTTGGGCGTGAAATTTAAGACTTTATTTGATGAAGTTCACCGCTCGAATATGAGCAAAGCCTGCAAAACCGTAGAAGAAGCTGAACAAACCATTCAATTTTACTTAGATAAAGATCAGACCGAATCATATTACAAAGAAATTGACGGACTGTTTTTGGTGTTCAGGAAATCTGACGACAAGACTTTAAAATCAATCAACTATTCTCCAGCTGATTTAAAATCACATTTGGTTTAA
- a CDS encoding GNAT family N-acetyltransferase codes for MAITIRKITAQDNTATASMIRTILREFKIDKPGTVYTDPTTDALSTVFEHPQSAYWLAEEDGVIIGGCGIYPTEGLPDGCVELVKLYTSAASRGKGIGKMLMEKSIESAQHFGYNEVYLESFPELSTAIGMYEKAGFKKLAAPLGNSGHFACNVWMLLVL; via the coding sequence ATGGCCATTACCATCCGTAAGATAACTGCACAAGATAATACTGCTACTGCTTCAATGATCAGGACGATTTTAAGAGAATTTAAAATAGACAAGCCTGGCACTGTATACACCGACCCTACAACCGATGCATTGTCTACAGTTTTCGAACACCCTCAATCGGCTTACTGGTTGGCCGAAGAGGATGGTGTTATTATTGGTGGCTGTGGTATTTATCCAACCGAAGGCTTGCCAGATGGTTGTGTAGAGCTGGTTAAATTGTATACCTCTGCAGCTTCACGCGGTAAAGGTATTGGCAAAATGCTTATGGAGAAAAGTATAGAATCGGCACAGCATTTTGGTTATAATGAAGTTTATTTAGAGTCGTTTCCTGAGCTCTCTACAGCAATTGGTATGTACGAAAAAGCAGGATTTAAAAAACTCGCTGCCCCATTGGGTAATTCGGGTCATTTTGCCTGTAATGTTTGGATGTTACTGGTTTTATAG
- a CDS encoding LytTR family DNA-binding domain-containing protein has translation MIRCLAVDDESYASDIIAAFINKTPFLELVGTTTNAFEALNLVQEGKVDLVFLDIQMPELTGIQFLKICGGKCKVILTTAYPEYALEGFDLDVVDYLLKPISYERFYKAATKAQQILQPVAPVQQEIVVQQVAQGNDFIFIKGDTKNKFIKVNYEDILYIEGLKNYVSVYTATQRIITYQALRELETELPQPPFYRIHKSYIISIEKIKMIDGNTVYINDQAIPIGETYKEGFFKVVREGKKNG, from the coding sequence ATGATCCGTTGCCTTGCCGTTGATGATGAATCTTACGCTTCTGATATTATTGCTGCCTTTATTAATAAAACCCCTTTTTTAGAATTGGTAGGAACCACTACAAATGCTTTTGAAGCGCTTAACCTGGTTCAGGAAGGTAAAGTTGATCTTGTTTTTTTAGACATACAGATGCCAGAATTAACCGGGATCCAGTTTTTGAAAATCTGTGGTGGTAAATGCAAGGTAATCCTAACCACGGCTTATCCCGAATATGCTTTGGAGGGTTTTGATCTTGATGTGGTAGATTATCTGCTTAAACCGATCTCCTATGAGCGTTTTTATAAAGCAGCCACTAAAGCACAACAGATTTTGCAGCCTGTGGCACCCGTTCAGCAAGAAATTGTTGTACAGCAGGTAGCGCAGGGAAATGATTTTATTTTCATCAAAGGCGATACCAAGAACAAGTTTATTAAGGTTAATTATGAAGACATCCTGTACATAGAGGGATTGAAAAATTATGTTTCTGTTTATACAGCTACACAAAGGATTATTACTTACCAGGCGCTGCGCGAACTGGAAACCGAATTGCCTCAGCCACCATTTTATCGCATCCATAAATCGTATATTATCTCTATCGAAAAAATTAAAATGATAGATGGAAATACTGTTTATATTAACGATCAGGCTATTCCAATTGGCGAAACCTATAAAGAAGGATTTTTTAAAGTGGTGAGGGAAGGGAAGAAGAATGGTTAA